One genomic window of Sphingomonas sp. C3-2 includes the following:
- a CDS encoding acetyl-CoA C-acyltransferase gives MTADPVVIISYARTPMGSFQGSLAGASATELGAAAVKAAVERAGVSGDKVERIYMGCVLPAGLGQAPARQAAIKAGLPKSVEATTVNKMCGSGMQAAIMAADALAAGSVDLLIAGGMESMTNAPYLLQKHRGGARLGHDRVFDHMFLDGLEDAYEPGRAMGSFAEETATEYQFTRAAQDDFAIASLTRAQTAQQSGAFDREIVAVEISGRKGTVTVDKDEQPLKGDASKIPNLKPAFAKDGTITAANASSISDGAAALVMTRQSVADALGLKPVARVVSTAAHAHEPARFTTAPVGAMQKALDKAGWAVGDVDLFEVNEAFACVSMIAMHDLGIPHDKVNVNGGATALGHPIGASGARIMATLIAALQNRGGKKGLASLCIGGGEATAVALELID, from the coding sequence ATGACCGCAGATCCCGTCGTCATCATTTCCTATGCGCGCACCCCGATGGGCAGTTTCCAGGGCAGCCTGGCGGGTGCCAGCGCCACCGAACTCGGCGCCGCGGCGGTGAAGGCAGCCGTCGAGCGCGCCGGGGTTTCGGGCGACAAGGTGGAACGGATCTATATGGGCTGCGTGCTTCCCGCCGGGCTCGGCCAGGCGCCCGCGCGGCAAGCCGCGATCAAGGCGGGCCTGCCGAAGTCTGTCGAGGCGACCACCGTCAACAAGATGTGCGGTTCGGGCATGCAGGCCGCGATCATGGCGGCGGACGCGCTGGCCGCCGGATCGGTCGACCTGCTCATCGCCGGGGGCATGGAAAGCATGACCAATGCCCCCTATCTGCTCCAGAAGCATCGCGGCGGCGCCCGCCTCGGGCATGACCGGGTATTCGATCACATGTTCCTCGACGGGCTTGAAGACGCCTATGAACCCGGCCGCGCGATGGGCAGCTTTGCCGAGGAAACGGCGACCGAATATCAGTTCACCCGCGCCGCGCAGGACGATTTCGCAATCGCCTCGCTCACCCGCGCACAGACCGCCCAGCAAAGCGGCGCGTTCGACCGCGAAATTGTCGCCGTCGAGATTTCAGGGCGCAAGGGCACGGTCACCGTCGACAAGGACGAACAGCCTTTGAAGGGCGATGCGTCGAAGATCCCCAATCTGAAGCCCGCTTTCGCCAAGGACGGCACGATCACCGCCGCCAACGCCTCGTCGATCTCGGACGGCGCAGCCGCCCTGGTGATGACGCGTCAAAGCGTGGCCGATGCGCTTGGGCTGAAGCCGGTAGCCCGCGTCGTTTCCACCGCCGCGCATGCCCATGAACCCGCGCGCTTCACCACCGCCCCCGTCGGCGCAATGCAAAAGGCGCTCGACAAGGCCGGCTGGGCGGTCGGCGATGTTGATCTGTTCGAGGTGAACGAAGCCTTTGCCTGCGTTTCGATGATCGCGATGCACGATCTCGGCATCCCGCACGACAAGGTGAACGTGAACGGTGGCGCTACCGCGCTGGGTCATCCCATCGGCGCGTCGGGCGCACGGATCATGGCCACGCTCATTGCCGCGCTTCAGAACCGCGGCGGCAAGAAGGGGCTCGCCTCGCTCTGCATCGGCGGCGGCGAAGCCACGGCCGTCGCGCTCGAACTCATCGACTGA
- a CDS encoding SDR family oxidoreductase, translating into MTMPVFDFSGKNVFVFGGTSGINLGIAHAFARCGAQLAVASRKPEKVEAARSALSHTHEALGYVLDVRDFDAVKAAVDDHVTKRGKIDVLISGAAGNFPAAAAALSPNGFKSVVDIDCIGTFHVMRAAHEALAKPGASVINISAPQAFIPMAFQAHVCAAKAGVDMLTRTLAMEWGAEGVRVNSVSPGPIDGTEGMERLAPTPEDKARSARAVPLGRLGTVDDVADVCLFLASDAARYVSGVVLPADGGWTVGRGFGGLG; encoded by the coding sequence ATGACGATGCCGGTTTTCGATTTCTCGGGAAAGAATGTCTTCGTCTTTGGCGGGACGAGCGGGATCAATCTGGGCATCGCGCACGCCTTTGCCCGGTGCGGGGCGCAACTGGCGGTGGCCAGCCGGAAACCCGAAAAGGTAGAGGCGGCGCGGTCTGCCTTGTCCCATACCCATGAGGCGCTGGGCTATGTGCTCGACGTGCGTGATTTCGACGCGGTGAAGGCGGCGGTGGATGACCATGTTACGAAGCGCGGCAAGATCGATGTGCTGATATCGGGGGCGGCGGGCAATTTCCCCGCGGCAGCGGCCGCGCTCAGCCCCAATGGCTTCAAATCGGTGGTCGATATCGACTGTATCGGTACCTTTCACGTGATGCGCGCGGCGCATGAGGCGCTGGCAAAGCCCGGAGCGTCGGTGATCAATATTTCGGCGCCCCAAGCCTTTATCCCGATGGCGTTTCAGGCGCATGTCTGCGCGGCGAAGGCCGGCGTCGACATGCTGACCAGGACGCTTGCGATGGAATGGGGGGCGGAAGGTGTGCGCGTCAATTCGGTATCGCCCGGCCCGATCGACGGGACCGAGGGGATGGAACGGCTGGCACCCACGCCCGAGGACAAGGCGCGATCCGCCCGGGCGGTGCCGCTGGGGCGGCTGGGCACGGTGGACGATGTGGCCGATGTGTGCCTTTTCCTGGCGTCGGATGCGGCGCGTTATGTGTCAGGCGTCGTCCTGCCCGCCGATGGCGGCTGGACGGTGGGCCGTGGTTTCGGAGGGCTTGGGTAA
- a CDS encoding LysR family transcriptional regulator: MINRTHLRQFLAVVDTGNFTRAANRIHVAQPTLSAGISELEKRLGAKLFTRSNRRVQLTEAGNRLLAHARSIEREFQLAEQGITGIAAPRRPIKLGLLASLPTEMIAHTVQAYHAPDPLELMEGSERELATALSAGRIDIALTLLRPGDTRLTREHLFDEGYRLALSDRHPLAGRAEIDPAEVAGETMIARRACEMLADTSRFFTERGVRPPFAMRTANDDRALAMVRAGLGITVTPESLAREGIILSRLTGFDGRREIGLVFGPHWTEHYGQDHALIAAIRSGIAVRTESEAHRVD, translated from the coding sequence ATGATAAACCGGACGCACCTTCGTCAGTTCCTTGCCGTTGTCGATACAGGCAATTTCACCCGTGCCGCCAATCGCATCCATGTCGCCCAGCCCACTTTGTCCGCCGGCATCAGCGAACTGGAAAAACGCTTGGGCGCGAAATTGTTCACCCGCAGCAATCGGCGTGTCCAATTGACCGAGGCCGGAAACCGGCTGCTCGCCCATGCAAGATCGATCGAGCGTGAATTTCAATTGGCCGAACAGGGCATCACCGGAATTGCGGCGCCCCGCCGCCCGATCAAGCTGGGTCTGCTCGCCTCGCTCCCCACCGAAATGATCGCACATACAGTGCAGGCCTATCACGCCCCCGATCCGCTCGAGCTGATGGAGGGCAGCGAACGCGAACTGGCCACCGCGCTTTCCGCCGGCCGGATCGATATCGCCCTCACCTTGCTCCGTCCCGGCGACACCAGGCTGACGCGCGAGCATCTGTTCGACGAAGGCTATCGCCTCGCGCTCTCCGATCGCCACCCGCTGGCCGGGCGGGCCGAGATCGACCCGGCGGAGGTCGCGGGCGAAACGATGATCGCGCGGCGCGCGTGCGAGATGCTGGCCGACACCAGCCGCTTCTTCACCGAACGCGGCGTCCGTCCGCCCTTCGCCATGCGCACCGCGAATGACGACCGCGCACTGGCGATGGTCCGCGCCGGGCTTGGCATCACCGTCACCCCGGAATCGCTGGCGCGCGAGGGCATCATCCTGTCGCGGCTCACCGGTTTCGACGGCCGGCGCGAAATCGGGCTTGTGTTCGGCCCGCATTGGACCGAGCATTATGGGCAGGACCATGCGCTGATCGCCGCGATCCGCAGCGGCATTGCCGTTCGCACGGAAAGCGAGGCGCACAGGGTTGATTAG
- a CDS encoding acetyl/propionyl/methylcrotonyl-CoA carboxylase subunit alpha, translating to MIQSLLIANRGEIACRIIRTARDMGIRTVAVYSDADARALHVREADEAVHIGPSPARESYLIGENIIAAAKATGAEAIHPGYGFLSENATFAQAVIDAGLIWVGPKPSSITAMGLKDAAKKLMADAGVPVTPGYLGEDQNPERLKTEADAIGYPVLIKAVAGGGGKGMRRVDAPEDFADALISCKREAASSFGDDRVLIEKYILSPRHIEVQVFGDTHGNIAHLFERDCSLQRRHQKVIEEAPAPGMDEATRQAICAAAVRAAKAVDYVGAGTIEFIADASDGLRADRIWFMEMNTRLQVEHPVTEEITGQDLVEWQLRVAAGEPLPCQQDELSIEGWAMEARLYAEDPAKGFLPSIGRLELFQLGEGLGGRIDTGVYEGAEVSPFYDPMIAKLIAHGDNRDEARELLSDMLEDSAVWPVRTNAAFLIQALAHPDFAAGTVDTGLIAREGDEMTVAPQPSGEALTRAAMQIVPRSPFSGFRLNAPARRQAAFLLDGNAVEVTLEGVGADAPVSSMLFAESGTVWQLRPFRADGAGAGGVADGTILSPMPGRIIAVDVAAGASVTKGQKLVTLEAMKMEHSLVAPFDGIVEELNAVSGGQVSEGALLVRIARAEQGETR from the coding sequence ATGATCCAATCCCTCCTCATCGCCAATCGTGGCGAGATCGCCTGCCGCATCATTCGTACCGCCCGCGACATGGGTATCCGTACGGTTGCGGTTTATTCGGACGCCGACGCGAGGGCGCTCCATGTCCGTGAAGCCGATGAGGCCGTGCATATCGGCCCGTCGCCGGCGCGCGAATCCTATCTGATCGGCGAAAACATCATTGCCGCCGCCAAGGCGACCGGCGCCGAGGCGATCCACCCCGGTTACGGTTTCCTGTCGGAAAATGCGACATTCGCGCAGGCGGTGATCGACGCCGGCCTGATCTGGGTTGGCCCCAAGCCGTCGAGCATCACCGCGATGGGGCTGAAGGACGCGGCCAAGAAGCTGATGGCGGATGCCGGCGTTCCGGTGACCCCCGGCTATCTGGGCGAGGACCAGAACCCCGAGCGACTGAAGACCGAAGCCGATGCGATCGGCTATCCCGTGCTGATCAAGGCGGTGGCGGGCGGCGGCGGCAAGGGCATGCGCCGCGTGGATGCGCCCGAGGATTTTGCGGACGCGCTCATCTCCTGCAAGCGCGAGGCGGCTTCGTCCTTTGGCGATGACCGCGTGCTGATCGAGAAATACATCCTCAGCCCGCGCCATATCGAGGTGCAGGTTTTCGGCGATACGCACGGCAATATCGCCCACCTGTTCGAGCGGGATTGCTCGCTCCAGCGGCGCCACCAGAAGGTGATCGAGGAGGCGCCCGCGCCGGGCATGGATGAGGCGACGCGGCAGGCGATCTGCGCGGCGGCCGTCCGCGCGGCGAAAGCCGTCGACTATGTCGGTGCGGGGACGATCGAGTTCATCGCGGATGCGTCGGACGGGCTGCGGGCCGACCGCATCTGGTTCATGGAAATGAACACGCGGCTTCAGGTCGAGCATCCCGTGACCGAGGAAATCACCGGGCAGGATCTGGTTGAATGGCAGCTGCGCGTGGCCGCTGGCGAACCGCTTCCCTGCCAGCAGGACGAGCTTTCGATCGAGGGCTGGGCGATGGAAGCGCGGCTTTATGCCGAAGATCCGGCCAAGGGGTTCCTGCCGAGCATCGGCCGGCTCGAGCTGTTCCAGCTGGGTGAAGGGCTGGGCGGGCGGATCGATACCGGCGTGTATGAGGGCGCCGAGGTTTCGCCCTTTTACGATCCGATGATCGCCAAGCTGATCGCGCATGGCGATAACCGCGACGAGGCGCGCGAACTGCTGTCGGATATGCTGGAGGATAGCGCGGTGTGGCCCGTACGCACCAACGCCGCGTTTCTGATCCAGGCGCTGGCACACCCTGATTTCGCGGCCGGGACCGTCGACACCGGGCTGATCGCGCGCGAGGGCGATGAGATGACGGTTGCGCCGCAGCCTTCGGGAGAGGCGTTGACGCGCGCGGCGATGCAGATCGTGCCCCGTTCGCCCTTCTCCGGTTTCCGTCTCAACGCGCCAGCGCGGCGGCAGGCGGCGTTTCTGCTTGATGGGAACGCGGTGGAGGTTACGCTGGAAGGTGTTGGCGCGGATGCGCCGGTTTCCTCAATGCTGTTCGCCGAGAGCGGCACGGTGTGGCAGTTGCGGCCATTCCGCGCCGATGGCGCGGGAGCAGGCGGCGTGGCCGATGGCACGATATTGTCCCCCATGCCCGGCCGTATCATCGCCGTGGATGTTGCGGCAGGGGCGAGTGTGACCAAGGGGCAGAAGCTCGTCACGCTCGAGGCGATGAAGATGGAGCATAGCCTCGTCGCCCCATTTGATGGCATCGTCGAGGAACTGAACGCCGTGTCCGGCGGGCAGGTGTCCGAAGGCGCGCTGCTCGTGCGCATCGCGCGGGCCGAACAGGGAGAGACGCGATGA
- a CDS encoding D-glycerate dehydrogenase, translated as MTRIERPQQPKIVVTRRLPAPIEARMTELFDTTLNPGDTQMGRSDLIRAVAECDVLVPTLTDAIDAEVINAAGPRLKLIANFGNGIDHIDLKAARARGIIVTNTPGVLTEDAADMAMALLLSVPRRLAEGERLVRSDRWTGWTPTGMLGRRINGKTLGIVGMGRIGQAIALRARGFGLSIIYHNRRRLPDVVERAVGARWHAELDEMLAEADFVSINCPHNAETTKLIDARRIALMRPDAALINIARGEIVDEAALIDALESGRIGGAGLDVFTNEPGISPRLRALDNVVLLPHMASATIEAREDTGNKVIANIRMWADGHRPPDQVLEGWA; from the coding sequence ATGACACGGATCGAACGCCCCCAGCAGCCGAAAATCGTGGTCACGCGCCGCCTCCCCGCGCCCATCGAGGCGCGGATGACGGAGCTGTTCGATACCACGCTGAACCCCGGTGATACGCAGATGGGGCGCAGCGATCTGATTCGCGCCGTCGCCGAATGCGATGTGCTGGTCCCCACGCTCACCGACGCGATCGATGCAGAGGTAATCAATGCCGCAGGCCCGCGCCTCAAACTGATCGCGAATTTCGGCAACGGCATCGATCATATCGATCTCAAAGCCGCGCGCGCACGCGGCATCATCGTCACCAACACCCCCGGCGTGCTGACCGAGGATGCCGCCGACATGGCAATGGCGCTGCTGCTCTCGGTTCCGCGCAGGCTGGCCGAGGGCGAACGGCTCGTACGCTCGGATCGCTGGACCGGCTGGACCCCCACCGGCATGCTCGGCCGCCGGATCAACGGCAAGACGCTGGGCATTGTCGGCATGGGGCGGATCGGTCAGGCGATCGCGCTGCGCGCGCGCGGCTTTGGGCTGTCGATCATCTATCATAATCGCCGCCGCCTGCCCGATGTGGTGGAACGCGCCGTCGGTGCCCGCTGGCATGCCGAACTGGACGAGATGCTGGCCGAGGCGGATTTCGTCTCGATCAACTGTCCGCACAATGCGGAAACGACCAAATTGATCGATGCCCGGCGCATCGCGCTGATGCGCCCCGATGCCGCGCTCATCAACATCGCCCGCGGAGAGATCGTCGACGAAGCCGCGCTGATCGACGCACTCGAAAGCGGCCGGATCGGCGGCGCGGGGCTGGACGTCTTCACCAACGAACCCGGCATTTCCCCGCGCCTGCGCGCGCTCGATAATGTCGTGCTACTGCCGCACATGGCGTCCGCTACGATCGAGGCGCGCGAGGACACCGGCAACAAGGTGATCGCCAACATCCGCATGTGGGCCGACGGGCACCGTCCGCCCGATCAGGTGCTCGAAGGCTGGGCCTGA
- a CDS encoding SH3 domain-containing protein, giving the protein MRAGKSLAVVLAMAVMVASGAGAPAQAQKAPPYWASISAGKARTRTGPGRQFPASWLYQRAGLPVKVVETFPNWRKVQDPEGATGWMQANLLSEERSAIVQGGVRPMRASPDGSAKVSWRAEPGVIGKIEECANGWCLLRVGGKAGYIETSHIWGDEDPGN; this is encoded by the coding sequence ATGCGCGCAGGAAAGTCGCTGGCCGTTGTGCTGGCTATGGCGGTTATGGTTGCTTCGGGAGCCGGTGCCCCGGCCCAAGCCCAGAAGGCGCCGCCCTATTGGGCCTCGATTTCGGCGGGCAAGGCGCGCACGCGCACCGGACCCGGACGGCAATTCCCGGCAAGCTGGCTGTACCAGCGCGCCGGCCTACCCGTGAAGGTGGTCGAGACCTTTCCGAACTGGCGCAAGGTGCAGGACCCTGAGGGTGCTACCGGCTGGATGCAGGCCAACCTGCTGAGCGAGGAGCGCAGCGCAATCGTGCAGGGCGGCGTGCGGCCGATGCGGGCATCCCCCGATGGCTCAGCCAAGGTGAGCTGGCGAGCGGAACCGGGCGTGATCGGCAAGATCGAGGAATGCGCCAATGGCTGGTGCCTGCTGCGCGTGGGCGGCAAGGCTGGCTATATCGAGACCAGTCATATCTGGGGTGACGAAGACCCCGGCAACTGA
- a CDS encoding isovaleryl-CoA dehydrogenase yields MVIATPDFDFALGENAEMIRDTTRRFADDRIAPLAAKIDAEDWFPRDLWPEMGALGLHGITVEPEDGGLGLGYLEHVLAVEEVSRASASIGLSYGAHSNLCVNQIRRWGTAEQKAKYLPGLISGEHVGSLAMSETGAGSDVVGMKLRAEPRDGGYVLNGTKFWITNAAYADTLVVYAKTGGEGSKAITAFLIEKDMPGFSIGQKIDKMGMRGSPTAELVFDDCFLPESAVMGPLHGGVGVLMSGLDYERAVLSGVQLGIMQACLDVVIPYVRERKQFGKAIGSFQLMQAKVADMYVALQSARAYVYAVAKACDAGRTTRFDAAGAILLASENAVKAALEAIQALGGAGYTKDWPVERYLRDAKLLDIGAGTNEIRRMLIGRELIGA; encoded by the coding sequence ATGGTCATAGCCACCCCCGATTTTGATTTTGCGCTGGGCGAAAATGCGGAAATGATCCGCGATACGACGCGCCGCTTCGCCGATGACCGCATTGCCCCGCTGGCCGCGAAGATCGACGCCGAAGACTGGTTTCCGCGCGACCTGTGGCCCGAAATGGGGGCGCTTGGCCTGCACGGAATCACTGTCGAGCCAGAGGATGGCGGGCTTGGCCTTGGCTATCTCGAACATGTCCTCGCGGTGGAGGAAGTCAGCCGCGCATCGGCATCGATCGGCCTTTCCTACGGCGCGCATTCCAACCTGTGCGTGAACCAGATCCGCCGCTGGGGCACGGCCGAGCAGAAGGCGAAATATCTTCCCGGGCTGATTTCCGGCGAGCATGTCGGTTCGCTCGCCATGTCGGAAACGGGTGCCGGATCGGACGTGGTGGGGATGAAGCTGCGCGCCGAGCCGCGTGACGGCGGCTATGTGCTCAATGGCACCAAATTCTGGATCACCAACGCGGCCTATGCCGACACGCTGGTCGTCTATGCCAAGACCGGCGGGGAGGGATCGAAGGCGATCACCGCATTCCTCATCGAAAAGGACATGCCCGGTTTTTCAATCGGTCAGAAGATCGACAAGATGGGGATGCGCGGCAGCCCGACCGCCGAACTGGTGTTCGACGATTGTTTCTTGCCCGAAAGCGCGGTGATGGGGCCGCTGCACGGTGGCGTCGGCGTGCTGATGTCGGGGCTGGATTACGAACGCGCGGTGCTTTCGGGCGTCCAGCTCGGGATCATGCAGGCCTGTCTCGACGTCGTCATTCCCTATGTTCGCGAGCGCAAGCAGTTCGGCAAGGCGATCGGTTCGTTCCAGCTGATGCAGGCCAAGGTGGCGGACATGTATGTCGCGCTGCAATCGGCGCGGGCCTATGTCTATGCGGTGGCGAAGGCGTGCGATGCCGGCCGGACGACGCGGTTTGACGCGGCGGGCGCGATCCTGCTGGCCAGCGAGAATGCGGTGAAGGCCGCGCTCGAGGCGATTCAGGCGCTGGGCGGTGCGGGCTACACCAAGGACTGGCCGGTCGAACGCTATCTGCGCGATGCCAAGCTGCTCGACATCGGCGCCGGCACCAATGAAATTCGCCGTATGCTGATCGGCCGGGAACTGATCGGCGCATGA
- a CDS encoding CoA ester lyase, whose protein sequence is MRLRSLLFVPGDRPDRMAKALTTGADALILDLEDAVALSQKAGARSAVADFLTQPREVPLVVRVNPLDSGMIDEDLAAVLPGLPDAIMLPKAEGRASLKALDAKLDWAGARDTGILPIATETPAAMFQLGTYGGVTNRLIGLTWGAEDLPAAIGAATSREEDGSYTAPYALARSLTLFGAAAAGVAPIETVYPAFRDLEGLGAYAARARRDGFTGMMAIHPAQVPVINTAFTPSADEIAHARAVIAAFAENPDAGALSLDGKMIDRPHVKQAERILASAGE, encoded by the coding sequence ATGCGGTTGCGTTCACTGTTGTTCGTCCCCGGCGATCGCCCCGATCGCATGGCAAAGGCGCTGACGACAGGTGCTGATGCGTTGATCCTCGACCTTGAGGATGCGGTTGCGCTGTCGCAAAAGGCGGGGGCGCGCAGCGCTGTGGCCGATTTTCTGACGCAGCCCCGCGAGGTGCCTTTGGTCGTGCGCGTCAATCCGCTCGACAGCGGGATGATCGACGAGGATCTGGCGGCGGTGCTGCCGGGGCTTCCCGATGCGATCATGCTGCCCAAGGCGGAAGGGAGGGCATCGCTCAAAGCGCTCGATGCGAAGCTCGACTGGGCGGGGGCAAGGGATACGGGCATCCTGCCCATCGCCACCGAAACGCCCGCAGCGATGTTCCAGCTTGGCACCTATGGCGGCGTGACCAACCGGCTGATCGGGCTGACCTGGGGTGCGGAGGATCTGCCTGCGGCGATCGGCGCCGCGACCTCGCGCGAGGAAGATGGCAGCTATACCGCGCCCTATGCGCTGGCGCGGTCGCTCACGTTATTCGGCGCGGCGGCGGCGGGCGTGGCACCGATCGAAACGGTCTATCCGGCGTTTCGCGATCTGGAGGGACTGGGCGCTTATGCCGCCCGGGCGCGCCGGGATGGATTTACCGGCATGATGGCGATCCATCCGGCGCAGGTGCCGGTGATCAACACGGCCTTTACCCCGAGCGCGGACGAGATCGCACATGCCCGTGCGGTGATCGCGGCCTTTGCCGAAAATCCTGATGCCGGGGCGCTGTCATTGGACGGCAAGATGATCGACCGGCCGCATGTGAAACAGGCAGAACGGATACTGGCGAGCGCCGGTGAATGA
- a CDS encoding carboxyl transferase domain-containing protein, whose translation MSAPVLDTKVSPESEAFRANADHNRALVDKLYTDVATAALGGSEAARAKHVARGKLLPRDRVEHLLDPGSPFLEMGQLAACDMYHGEVPGAGMIAGIGRVSGRQCMIVANDATVKGGTYYPMTVKKHLRAQEIAEQNHLPCIYLVDSGGANLPHQAEVFPDREHFGRIFFNQANMSAKGIPQIACVMGSCTAGGAYVPAMSDETVIVRNQGTIFLAGPPLVKAATGEVISAEDLGGGDLHGRKSGVVDHVAENDEHALTIVRDIISTLNDPHDPGVKRIDPRPPKYDPQELYGIIPQDVRAPYDVREVIARIVDGSEFHEFKALYGTTLVCGFAHIWGMPVAILANNGVLFSESAVKGAHFIELACQRRIPLLFLQNISGFMVGGKYEAEGIAKHGAKLVTAVATATVPKVTVLIGGSFGAGNYGMCGRAYSPRFLFSWPNSRISVMGGEQAASVLATVHRDAEKWTPEEAEHFKAPIRQRYEDEGNPWHATARLWDDGIIDPAQTRDVLGLAFAATLEAPISERPAFGVFRM comes from the coding sequence ATGAGCGCTCCTGTTCTTGACACCAAGGTCTCTCCCGAGAGCGAGGCCTTTCGCGCCAATGCCGATCATAATCGCGCGCTGGTCGACAAGCTTTATACCGATGTTGCGACGGCCGCGCTGGGCGGCAGCGAGGCGGCGCGCGCCAAGCATGTGGCGCGCGGCAAGTTGTTGCCGCGCGACCGGGTTGAGCATCTGCTCGATCCGGGGTCGCCCTTCCTCGAGATGGGGCAACTGGCCGCGTGCGACATGTATCATGGCGAAGTGCCGGGCGCGGGCATGATCGCGGGTATCGGGCGCGTTTCGGGGCGCCAGTGCATGATCGTGGCGAATGACGCAACGGTGAAGGGCGGCACCTATTACCCGATGACGGTGAAGAAGCATCTCCGCGCGCAGGAGATTGCCGAGCAGAACCATCTGCCCTGCATCTATCTGGTCGATTCCGGTGGCGCGAACCTGCCGCATCAGGCCGAAGTGTTTCCTGACCGCGAACATTTCGGGCGGATATTTTTCAACCAGGCCAACATGTCGGCAAAGGGCATCCCGCAAATTGCCTGTGTGATGGGCAGTTGCACCGCAGGCGGCGCCTATGTGCCCGCCATGTCCGACGAGACGGTGATCGTACGCAATCAGGGCACGATCTTCCTTGCCGGCCCGCCGCTGGTGAAGGCGGCGACGGGCGAGGTGATCTCTGCCGAGGATCTGGGGGGCGGCGATCTGCATGGCCGCAAATCGGGCGTAGTCGATCATGTCGCCGAGAATGATGAGCATGCGCTCACCATCGTGCGCGACATCATCTCGACGCTCAACGATCCGCATGATCCGGGCGTGAAGCGCATCGATCCACGCCCGCCCAAATATGATCCGCAGGAACTTTACGGCATCATCCCGCAGGATGTGCGTGCCCCCTATGACGTGCGCGAAGTGATCGCGCGGATTGTCGACGGTAGTGAATTTCACGAGTTCAAGGCGCTCTATGGCACCACGCTCGTCTGCGGCTTTGCGCATATCTGGGGCATGCCGGTGGCGATCCTTGCCAATAACGGCGTGCTGTTCAGCGAGAGCGCGGTGAAGGGCGCACATTTCATCGAACTCGCCTGCCAGCGCCGCATTCCGCTCTTGTTCCTCCAGAACATCTCGGGCTTCATGGTCGGCGGCAAATATGAGGCCGAGGGGATCGCCAAGCACGGCGCCAAGCTGGTGACGGCGGTTGCCACCGCGACCGTGCCCAAGGTGACGGTACTGATCGGCGGCAGCTTTGGCGCGGGCAATTACGGCATGTGTGGCCGCGCCTATAGCCCCCGCTTCCTGTTCAGCTGGCCCAATAGCCGCATTTCGGTGATGGGCGGGGAGCAGGCTGCGTCGGTGCTGGCGACCGTGCACCGCGATGCCGAGAAATGGACGCCCGAAGAGGCCGAGCATTTCAAGGCGCCGATCCGCCAACGTTATGAGGATGAGGGTAATCCCTGGCATGCGACCGCGCGGCTTTGGGACGATGGCATCATCGACCCCGCACAGACCCGCGACGTCCTTGGCCTTGCCTTTGCCGCCACGCTTGAAGCCCCGATCTCCGAACGCCCGGCGTTCGGCGTATTCAGGATGTAA
- a CDS encoding MaoC family dehydratase, which translates to MAGRFFDEWRLGDRIEHELRRTVTETDNLLFSTMTHNPQPLHLDAEAAKASEFGRILVNGTFTFSLMIGISVGDTTLGTLIANLGYDKTVMPNPVFIGDTLRAETEIVELRESRSRPDAGIVTFRHVMRNQRDQDVCSCLRMALLKKRP; encoded by the coding sequence ATGGCAGGGCGGTTTTTCGACGAATGGCGGTTGGGCGACCGGATCGAGCATGAACTGCGGCGCACCGTTACCGAGACGGACAATCTGCTGTTCTCGACGATGACGCATAATCCGCAGCCGCTGCACCTGGATGCGGAGGCCGCGAAGGCCAGCGAATTCGGCCGTATCCTCGTCAATGGCACCTTCACCTTTTCGCTGATGATCGGCATTTCGGTGGGGGATACGACGCTGGGGACGCTCATTGCCAATCTTGGCTACGACAAGACGGTGATGCCCAACCCAGTCTTCATCGGCGACACGCTGCGCGCCGAGACCGAGATCGTCGAACTGCGCGAAAGCCGGTCGCGGCCCGATGCGGGCATCGTCACCTTCCGCCATGTGATGCGCAACCAGCGCGATCAGGATGTCTGTTCGTGCCTGCGCATGGCGCTGTTGAAGAAAAGGCCCTGA